Below is a genomic region from Pyrococcus kukulkanii.
AACGTATACGAAAAAACATGTTACATAATGTTTTATTTATTCCTATTTTTAATCACATAATCACCATAATATTTTAGTATAATTTATCAAACTGCCTTAACATGAACGAAAAGTTTATTAGCTCGATGAACTCTTACATTCATTCGTGGAGCTCTTGAGGTGATGCAGGTATGAATAGGGCTTTGTTGACTATTCTGTTAGTTGGAATCCTCGTGTTTGGAACATTTGCTAGTGGATGTATAGGAGGAGGAACTACAACCCAGAGCCCAACACAGACCCAGTCTCCAACACAGACACAGTCACCGACTCAGACTCAATCTCCAACACAAACAGCAACGCAAACCCAGGCAGGAAAGGTTACTGACGCTATCCTCGAGCTTGGTAAGGTTACAGTCGTTGACACTAGGACTTCAATAATTATTGTAGGGCCAAAGGGATCTGAACCCTCAGTTTCAATACCAAGTGGTAAGAAGGTTATTAGGGTTACGTACGTAGTTGATGAAAAGAACACTGTTCCAGTCAAAAAGTTAATGGAAGAAGGACAGGGATTTGGTGCAATTAACCCAGCGTTCTTCAGGGACACTAATGTTGACGCACTAGTAATTGCCGCAAGAAGGGAAACCAACCCGACGATAAGAACTGAGCTGTTCAAGGCTCTCTATATCCTAGGTAACTACTACGTTCCAGAGGTAATCCTTGGACAGAACAGGCAACTACGTGTCTACTGGAGCTGGGTTAAGGGAAGATACTATCACCCAACTCTTCCAGAGAGGTATGACCTTCTCTGGGAAGACAAAAACGCTCCAGTTGTTGATACTGGAATTGGAACTTACAAGAACGATCCAGAGACATACGTTATAGCAACTATCGGATGGCCAGAGAGCTTTGACCCTGCATGGACATATGAGACTTTTGGATGGGAAATCTGGCATGAAATCGGTGACACCCTAGTTACTTATTGGAAAGAAGAAACTGAGGAAGTCACCCCAGATCTTGCAGTCGCTTGGGCTCACAACAAGGAGGGCACGGAGTGGTACTTTGTCATCAGGGGTGGTGTCAAGGCTTATGATCCATGGAATGATAAGACATATCCAATTGATGCCACTGATGTAGTCTTCACATTCTGGCGTGTTGCAAGACTTGGGCACTCTGTTAGTTGGATGGTCACGGAATTCATGAACGTTTCAGCATCTCAAGCCTTAACTGAGGAGGAGTTCGATAAGTATCTGAAGGAGCACTCACTCATTGCAGAGTACAAGGGTAAGACGGCTGAAGTGAAGTCACTCAAGGAGCTCCTTGAGTTCTTCGGTTACAATGGCCCAACTGCTGGAGTATTCAAGCTCGTTCTGCCACATCCATATGCTGCAGTACTTAACATCCTTGCAGATCCATTCCTTAGTGTAGTCCCAATGGAGTACCTCCTTGGAGACAAGTACGAAGAGGCTCTTAAGAAGAGCAACTATGGAAAGAACCCAGATGCTTGGGCTGAATATGTCCAGAAGGGTGCAAATGATGCAACTCACCAGCTCATGCACAAGAAACCCGTTGGCACTGGGCCATTCTACGTCAAGGACTACCAGGAGAACAGCTACATAGTCCTTGAGTACAATCCATACTACTGGAATGCAACCGATAACCCAGGCCACAAGAGAGTTATCTACATAATCAACAACGACGCTGTGGCAAGAGTACAACTATTGACGACTGGAACAGCTGATGTTGCTGCAATACCAACCGATAAGATCGAAGATGTAAAGGGAGTTACTAAGGGCAACTTCAAGATTATTGTACAAACTGAGTTACTCCAGCCAATTCTAACGTTCATAGTCTATAACACCCAGAGAGAGCCATTCAACAACGTGAAGGTTAGGCAGGCACTAGCATTTGCAATACCGTATGACCAGATCGCTAAGGTAGTCTACAATGGTCTCCTTGAGAGGAACTGGGGACCAATACCCAAGCCATGGCCAGGTTACACTGAATACGGAATAATCAAG
It encodes:
- a CDS encoding ABC transporter substrate-binding protein produces the protein MNRALLTILLVGILVFGTFASGCIGGGTTTQSPTQTQSPTQTQSPTQTQSPTQTATQTQAGKVTDAILELGKVTVVDTRTSIIIVGPKGSEPSVSIPSGKKVIRVTYVVDEKNTVPVKKLMEEGQGFGAINPAFFRDTNVDALVIAARRETNPTIRTELFKALYILGNYYVPEVILGQNRQLRVYWSWVKGRYYHPTLPERYDLLWEDKNAPVVDTGIGTYKNDPETYVIATIGWPESFDPAWTYETFGWEIWHEIGDTLVTYWKEETEEVTPDLAVAWAHNKEGTEWYFVIRGGVKAYDPWNDKTYPIDATDVVFTFWRVARLGHSVSWMVTEFMNVSASQALTEEEFDKYLKEHSLIAEYKGKTAEVKSLKELLEFFGYNGPTAGVFKLVLPHPYAAVLNILADPFLSVVPMEYLLGDKYEEALKKSNYGKNPDAWAEYVQKGANDATHQLMHKKPVGTGPFYVKDYQENSYIVLEYNPYYWNATDNPGHKRVIYIINNDAVARVQLLTTGTADVAAIPTDKIEDVKGVTKGNFKIIVQTELLQPILTFIVYNTQREPFNNVKVRQALAFAIPYDQIAKVVYNGLLERNWGPIPKPWPGYTEYGIIKYTYNIAKAKQMLQEAGIDPAKYKIKLIYNAGNAQREKVMTLIQNIWSQLGFQVTVESYEWPVYLGKTEKGDFDVYIVGWVPDYLDSDNWVGPFLYGATKFEEVNIQVSG